One genomic segment of Vulpes vulpes isolate BD-2025 chromosome 2, VulVul3, whole genome shotgun sequence includes these proteins:
- the LIG3 gene encoding DNA ligase 3 isoform X1 has protein sequence MTLAFKILFPPTFRALRRKELCLFREPHHWPDIRQFSHWPERDLLHGSCLLQRRKPVLSFQEGSLRPRATCLVFLPGSHVGLCSGPCEMAEQRFCVDYAKRGTAGCKKCKEKIVKGVCRIGKVVPNPFSESGGDMKEWYHIKCMFEKLERARATTKKIEDLTELEGWEELEDNEKEQISQHIADLSSKATGTPKKKAVVQAKLTATGQVTSPVKGASFVTNTNPRKFSGFSAKPNNSGEARSSPTPKASLSSSRCDPKHKDCLLREFRKLCAMVAENPSYNTKTQIIQDFLRKGSAGDGFHGDVYLTVKLLLPGVIKSVYNLNDKQIVKLFSRIFNCNPDDMARDLEQGDVSETIRVFFEQSRSFPPAAKSLLTIQEVDKFLLQLSKLTKEDEQQQALQDIASRCTANDLKCIIRLIKHDLKMNSGAKHVLDALDPNAYEAFKASRNLQDVVERVLRNEQEVEKEPGQRRALSVQASLMTPVQPMLAEACKSIEHAMKKCPNGMFSEIKYDGERVQVHKNGDHFSYFSRSLKPVLPHKVAHFKDYIPQAFPGGHSMILDSEVLLIDTKTGKPLPFGTLGVHKKAAFQDANVCLFVFDCIYFNDVSLMDRPLSERRKFLHDNMVEIPNRIMFSEMKQVTKASDLVDMINRVIREGLEGLVLKDVKGTYEPGKRHWLKVKKDYLNEGAMADMADLVVLGAFYGQGSKGGMMSIFLMGCYDPSSQKWCTVTKCSGGHDDATLARLQKELDMVKISKDPSKIPNWLKINKIYYPDFIVPDPKKAAVWEITGAEFSRSEAHTADGISIRFPRCTRIRDDKDWKSATNLPQLKELYQLSKEKADFTVAAGEEGSSTTGGSSSGENGGVSGPAGARKAKKVGGRPSSPSDRGGHKLIAKPSPVKVGQKRKAPDEASCPAKVLLDIFTGVRLYLPPSTPDFSRLRRYFVAFDGDLVQEFDMASATHVLGSGDKNPEAQQVSPEWIWACIRKRRLVAPC, from the exons ATGACTTTGGCTTTCAAGATCCTCTTCCCACCAACCTTCCGCGCACTCAGGCGAAAAGAATTGTGCCTGTTCCGAGAGCCACATCACTGGCCTGACATAAGACAGTTCAGCCATTGGCCAGAAAGAGATCTGCTTCATGGGTCCTGCCTCCTCCAGAGAAGAAAGCCTGTTCTGTCATTCCAGGAAGGCAGTCTAAGACCACGTGCCACCTGCCTTGTTTTTTTGCCAGGGTCGCATGTGGGACTCTGCAGTGGGCCCTGTGAGATGGCTGAGCAACGGTTCTGTGTGGACTATGCCAAGCGTGGCACGGCTGGCtgcaaaaaatgcaaagaaaagattGTGAAAGGTGTATGCCGGATTGGCAAAGTGGTGCCCAATCCCTTCTCAGAGTCCGGGGGTGATATGAAAGAGTGGTATCACATTAAATGCATGTTTGAGAAATTGGAGCGGGCCCGGGCCACCACAAAAAAAATTGAGGACCTCACAGAGCTGGAAGGCTGGGAAGAACTGGAAGATAATGAGAAGGAACAGATAAGCCAGCACATTGCAG ATCTGTCTTCTAAGGCAACAGGAACACCAAAGAAGAAAGCTGTCGTCCAGGCTAAGCTGACAGCCACTGGCCAGGTGACCTCTCCAGTGAAAGGTGCCTCATTTGTCACCAATACCAATCCCCGGAAATTTTCTGGTTTTTCAG CCAAGCCCAACAACTCTGGGGAAGCCCGCTCAAGCCCTACCCCTAAGGCAAGTTTGTCCTCAAGCAGATGTGATCCCAAGCACAAGGATTGTCTGCTACGTGAGTTTCGGAAGCTGTGTGCCATGGTGGCTGAGAATCCTAGCTACAACACGAAGACCCAGATCATCCAGGACTTTCTTCGGAAAGGTTCAGCAGGAG ATGGTTTCCACGGTGACGTGTACCTAACAGTGAAGCTGCTGCTGCCGGGTGTTATTAAGAGTGTTTACAACTTGAATGATAAGCAGATTGTGAAGCTTTTCAGCCGCATTTTTAATTGCAACCCAGATGATATGGCACGGGACCTAGAGCAG GGCGACGTGTCAGAGACAATCAGAGTCTTCTTTGAGCAGAGCAGATCTTTCCCCCCAGCTGCCAAGAGCCTTCTTACCATCCAGGAGGTGGACAAATTCCTCCTTCAGCTCTCCAAGCTCACCAAGGAGGATGAGCAGCAACAGGCCCTGCAGGACATCGCCTCCAG GTGTACAGCCAATGACCTTAAGTGCATCATCAGATTGATCAAACACGATCTGAAGATGAACTCGGGTGCAAAACACGT GTTAGATGCCCTTGACCCCAATGCCTATGAAGCCTTCAAAGCCTCACGCAACCTGCAGGATGTGGTCGAGCGGGTCCTCCGCAACGAGCAGGAGGTGGAGAAGGAGCCAGGCCAGAGACGAGCTCTGAGTGTCCAGGCTTCCTTGATGACGCCAGTGCAGCCCATGCTG GCCGAGGCCTGCAAGTCCATCGAGCATGCGATGAAGAAGTGTCCTAACGGCATGTTTTCCGAGATCAAGTACGATGGGGAACGAGTCCAGGTGCATAAGAACGGAGATCACTTCAGCTACTTCAGCCGCAGCCTTAAGCCTGTGCTGCCTCACAAG GTGGCCCACTTTAAGGACTACATCCCCCAGGCTTTCCCTGGGGGCCACAGCATGATCTTGGACTCCGAGGTGCTCCTGATCGACACGAAGACAGGCAAACCGCTGCCCTTTGGGACTCTTGGAGTGCACAAG AAAGCTGCCTTCCAGGATGCTAAtgtctgcctttttgtttttgattgtaTCTACTTCAATGATGTCAGTTTGATGGATAG GCCTCTCTCTGAGCGCCGGAAGTTTCTTCACGACAACATGGTGGAAATTCCCAACCGGATCATGTTCTCAGAAATGAAGCAAGTCACT AAAGCTTCAGACTTGGTCGACATGATAAACCGGGTCATCCGAGAGGGGCTGGAAGGGCTGGTGCTGAAGGACGTGAAG GGTACCTATGAGCCTGGAAAGCGGCACTGGCTGAAAGTGAAGAAAGACTATTTGAATGAGGGGGCCATGGCTGATATGGCAGACCTGGTGGTCCTTGGGGCCTTCTATGGGCAAGGGAGCAAAG GTGGCATGATGTCCATCTTCCTCATGGGCTGCTATGACCCAAGTAGCCAGAAGTGGTGCACGGTCACCAAGTGTTCAGGAGGCCATGATGATGCGACCCTTGCCCGCCTGCAGAAGGAACTGGACATGGTAAAGATCAGTAAG GATCCCAGCAAAATACCCAACTGGCTGAAAATCAACAAGATCTACTATCCTGACTTCATAGTCCCAGACCCAAAG AAAGCTGCTGTGTGGGAAATCACGGGGGCTGAGTTCTCCAGGTCTGAGGCTCACACAGCCGATGGGATCTCCATCCGATTCCCTCGTTGTACCCGGATCCGTGACGATAAGGACTGGAAATCTGCCACTAACCTTCCCCAGCTCAAG GAACTGTACCAGCTGTCCAAGGAGAAGGCGGACTTCACTGTGGCGGCTGGAGAGGAGGGAAGCTCCACAACAGGGGGCAGCAGCAGCGGAGAGAACGGGGGTGTCTCAGGGCCTGCTGGGGCTCGCAAGGCCaagaaggtgggagggaggccgAGTAGCCCCAGTGACAGAGGCG GCCACAAGTTGATAGCCAAACCTTCCCCTGTGAAAGTGGGGCAGAAGCGGAAGGCTCCCGAtgaggcttcatgcccagcaaaG GTGCTGCTGGACATCTTCACTGGTGTGCGGCTCTACCTGCCACCCTCCACGCCAGACTTCAGCCGTCTCAGACGCTACTTTGTGGCATTCGATGGGGACCTGGTGCAGGAATTTGACATGGCATCAGCCACACATGTGCTGGGTAGCGGGGACAAGAACCCTGAGGCTCAGCAGGTCTCCCCGGAGTGGATTTGGGCGTGTATCCGGAAACGAAGGCTGGTAGCTCCCTGCTAG
- the LIG3 gene encoding DNA ligase 3 isoform X2, translated as MTLAFKILFPPTFRALRRKELCLFREPHHWPDIRQFSHWPERDLLHGSCLLQRRKPVLSFQEGSLRPRATCLVFLPGSHVGLCSGPCEMAEQRFCVDYAKRGTAGCKKCKEKIVKGVCRIGKVVPNPFSESGGDMKEWYHIKCMFEKLERARATTKKIEDLTELEGWEELEDNEKEQISQHIADLSSKATGTPKKKAVVQAKLTATGQVTSPVKGASFVTNTNPRKFSGFSAKPNNSGEARSSPTPKASLSSSRCDPKHKDCLLREFRKLCAMVAENPSYNTKTQIIQDFLRKGSAGDGFHGDVYLTVKLLLPGVIKSVYNLNDKQIVKLFSRIFNCNPDDMARDLEQGDVSETIRVFFEQSRSFPPAAKSLLTIQEVDKFLLQLSKLTKEDEQQQALQDIASRCTANDLKCIIRLIKHDLKMNSGAKHVLDALDPNAYEAFKASRNLQDVVERVLRNEQEVEKEPGQRRALSVQASLMTPVQPMLAEACKSIEHAMKKCPNGMFSEIKYDGERVQVHKNGDHFSYFSRSLKPVLPHKVAHFKDYIPQAFPGGHSMILDSEVLLIDTKTGKPLPFGTLGVHKKAAFQDANVCLFVFDCIYFNDVSLMDRPLSERRKFLHDNMVEIPNRIMFSEMKQVTKASDLVDMINRVIREGLEGLVLKDVKGTYEPGKRHWLKVKKDYLNEGAMADMADLVVLGAFYGQGSKGGMMSIFLMGCYDPSSQKWCTVTKCSGGHDDATLARLQKELDMVKISKDPSKIPNWLKINKIYYPDFIVPDPKKAAVWEITGAEFSRSEAHTADGISIRFPRCTRIRDDKDWKSATNLPQLKPQATETHLRNQWPGTPDILRCLPRNCTSCPRRRRTSLWRLERREAPQQGAAAAERTGVSQGLLGLARPRRWEGGRVAPVTEAVLLDIFTGVRLYLPPSTPDFSRLRRYFVAFDGDLVQEFDMASATHVLGSGDKNPEAQQVSPEWIWACIRKRRLVAPC; from the exons ATGACTTTGGCTTTCAAGATCCTCTTCCCACCAACCTTCCGCGCACTCAGGCGAAAAGAATTGTGCCTGTTCCGAGAGCCACATCACTGGCCTGACATAAGACAGTTCAGCCATTGGCCAGAAAGAGATCTGCTTCATGGGTCCTGCCTCCTCCAGAGAAGAAAGCCTGTTCTGTCATTCCAGGAAGGCAGTCTAAGACCACGTGCCACCTGCCTTGTTTTTTTGCCAGGGTCGCATGTGGGACTCTGCAGTGGGCCCTGTGAGATGGCTGAGCAACGGTTCTGTGTGGACTATGCCAAGCGTGGCACGGCTGGCtgcaaaaaatgcaaagaaaagattGTGAAAGGTGTATGCCGGATTGGCAAAGTGGTGCCCAATCCCTTCTCAGAGTCCGGGGGTGATATGAAAGAGTGGTATCACATTAAATGCATGTTTGAGAAATTGGAGCGGGCCCGGGCCACCACAAAAAAAATTGAGGACCTCACAGAGCTGGAAGGCTGGGAAGAACTGGAAGATAATGAGAAGGAACAGATAAGCCAGCACATTGCAG ATCTGTCTTCTAAGGCAACAGGAACACCAAAGAAGAAAGCTGTCGTCCAGGCTAAGCTGACAGCCACTGGCCAGGTGACCTCTCCAGTGAAAGGTGCCTCATTTGTCACCAATACCAATCCCCGGAAATTTTCTGGTTTTTCAG CCAAGCCCAACAACTCTGGGGAAGCCCGCTCAAGCCCTACCCCTAAGGCAAGTTTGTCCTCAAGCAGATGTGATCCCAAGCACAAGGATTGTCTGCTACGTGAGTTTCGGAAGCTGTGTGCCATGGTGGCTGAGAATCCTAGCTACAACACGAAGACCCAGATCATCCAGGACTTTCTTCGGAAAGGTTCAGCAGGAG ATGGTTTCCACGGTGACGTGTACCTAACAGTGAAGCTGCTGCTGCCGGGTGTTATTAAGAGTGTTTACAACTTGAATGATAAGCAGATTGTGAAGCTTTTCAGCCGCATTTTTAATTGCAACCCAGATGATATGGCACGGGACCTAGAGCAG GGCGACGTGTCAGAGACAATCAGAGTCTTCTTTGAGCAGAGCAGATCTTTCCCCCCAGCTGCCAAGAGCCTTCTTACCATCCAGGAGGTGGACAAATTCCTCCTTCAGCTCTCCAAGCTCACCAAGGAGGATGAGCAGCAACAGGCCCTGCAGGACATCGCCTCCAG GTGTACAGCCAATGACCTTAAGTGCATCATCAGATTGATCAAACACGATCTGAAGATGAACTCGGGTGCAAAACACGT GTTAGATGCCCTTGACCCCAATGCCTATGAAGCCTTCAAAGCCTCACGCAACCTGCAGGATGTGGTCGAGCGGGTCCTCCGCAACGAGCAGGAGGTGGAGAAGGAGCCAGGCCAGAGACGAGCTCTGAGTGTCCAGGCTTCCTTGATGACGCCAGTGCAGCCCATGCTG GCCGAGGCCTGCAAGTCCATCGAGCATGCGATGAAGAAGTGTCCTAACGGCATGTTTTCCGAGATCAAGTACGATGGGGAACGAGTCCAGGTGCATAAGAACGGAGATCACTTCAGCTACTTCAGCCGCAGCCTTAAGCCTGTGCTGCCTCACAAG GTGGCCCACTTTAAGGACTACATCCCCCAGGCTTTCCCTGGGGGCCACAGCATGATCTTGGACTCCGAGGTGCTCCTGATCGACACGAAGACAGGCAAACCGCTGCCCTTTGGGACTCTTGGAGTGCACAAG AAAGCTGCCTTCCAGGATGCTAAtgtctgcctttttgtttttgattgtaTCTACTTCAATGATGTCAGTTTGATGGATAG GCCTCTCTCTGAGCGCCGGAAGTTTCTTCACGACAACATGGTGGAAATTCCCAACCGGATCATGTTCTCAGAAATGAAGCAAGTCACT AAAGCTTCAGACTTGGTCGACATGATAAACCGGGTCATCCGAGAGGGGCTGGAAGGGCTGGTGCTGAAGGACGTGAAG GGTACCTATGAGCCTGGAAAGCGGCACTGGCTGAAAGTGAAGAAAGACTATTTGAATGAGGGGGCCATGGCTGATATGGCAGACCTGGTGGTCCTTGGGGCCTTCTATGGGCAAGGGAGCAAAG GTGGCATGATGTCCATCTTCCTCATGGGCTGCTATGACCCAAGTAGCCAGAAGTGGTGCACGGTCACCAAGTGTTCAGGAGGCCATGATGATGCGACCCTTGCCCGCCTGCAGAAGGAACTGGACATGGTAAAGATCAGTAAG GATCCCAGCAAAATACCCAACTGGCTGAAAATCAACAAGATCTACTATCCTGACTTCATAGTCCCAGACCCAAAG AAAGCTGCTGTGTGGGAAATCACGGGGGCTGAGTTCTCCAGGTCTGAGGCTCACACAGCCGATGGGATCTCCATCCGATTCCCTCGTTGTACCCGGATCCGTGACGATAAGGACTGGAAATCTGCCACTAACCTTCCCCAGCTCAAG CCACAGGCGACTGAGACACACCTCCGAAACCAGTGGCCAGGAACACCTGATATTCTCCGTTGCCTCCCCAGGAACTGTACCAGCTGTCCAAGGAGAAGGCGGACTTCACTGTGGCGGCTGGAGAGGAGGGAAGCTCCACAACAGGGGGCAGCAGCAGCGGAGAGAACGGGGGTGTCTCAGGGCCTGCTGGGGCTCGCAAGGCCaagaaggtgggagggaggccgAGTAGCCCCAGTGACAGAGGCG GTGCTGCTGGACATCTTCACTGGTGTGCGGCTCTACCTGCCACCCTCCACGCCAGACTTCAGCCGTCTCAGACGCTACTTTGTGGCATTCGATGGGGACCTGGTGCAGGAATTTGACATGGCATCAGCCACACATGTGCTGGGTAGCGGGGACAAGAACCCTGAGGCTCAGCAGGTCTCCCCGGAGTGGATTTGGGCGTGTATCCGGAAACGAAGGCTGGTAGCTCCCTGCTAG
- the LIG3 gene encoding DNA ligase 3 isoform X3, protein MTLAFKILFPPTFRALRRKELCLFREPHHWPDIRQFSHWPERDLLHGSCLLQRRKPVLSFQEGSLRPRATCLVFLPGSHVGLCSGPCEMAEQRFCVDYAKRGTAGCKKCKEKIVKGVCRIGKVVPNPFSESGGDMKEWYHIKCMFEKLERARATTKKIEDLTELEGWEELEDNEKEQISQHIADLSSKATGTPKKKAVVQAKLTATGQVTSPVKGASFVTNTNPRKFSGFSAKPNNSGEARSSPTPKASLSSSRCDPKHKDCLLREFRKLCAMVAENPSYNTKTQIIQDFLRKGSAGDGFHGDVYLTVKLLLPGVIKSVYNLNDKQIVKLFSRIFNCNPDDMARDLEQGDVSETIRVFFEQSRSFPPAAKSLLTIQEVDKFLLQLSKLTKEDEQQQALQDIASRCTANDLKCIIRLIKHDLKMNSGAKHVLDALDPNAYEAFKASRNLQDVVERVLRNEQEVEKEPGQRRALSVQASLMTPVQPMLAEACKSIEHAMKKCPNGMFSEIKYDGERVQVHKNGDHFSYFSRSLKPVLPHKVAHFKDYIPQAFPGGHSMILDSEVLLIDTKTGKPLPFGTLGVHKKAAFQDANVCLFVFDCIYFNDVSLMDRPLSERRKFLHDNMVEIPNRIMFSEMKQVTKASDLVDMINRVIREGLEGLVLKDVKGTYEPGKRHWLKVKKDYLNEGAMADMADLVVLGAFYGQGSKGGMMSIFLMGCYDPSSQKWCTVTKCSGGHDDATLARLQKELDMVKISKDPSKIPNWLKINKIYYPDFIVPDPKKAAVWEITGAEFSRSEAHTADGISIRFPRCTRIRDDKDWKSATNLPQLKELYQLSKEKADFTVAAGEEGSSTTGGSSSGENGGVSGPAGARKAKKVGGRPSSPSDRGGAAGHLHWCAALPATLHARLQPSQTLLCGIRWGPGAGI, encoded by the exons ATGACTTTGGCTTTCAAGATCCTCTTCCCACCAACCTTCCGCGCACTCAGGCGAAAAGAATTGTGCCTGTTCCGAGAGCCACATCACTGGCCTGACATAAGACAGTTCAGCCATTGGCCAGAAAGAGATCTGCTTCATGGGTCCTGCCTCCTCCAGAGAAGAAAGCCTGTTCTGTCATTCCAGGAAGGCAGTCTAAGACCACGTGCCACCTGCCTTGTTTTTTTGCCAGGGTCGCATGTGGGACTCTGCAGTGGGCCCTGTGAGATGGCTGAGCAACGGTTCTGTGTGGACTATGCCAAGCGTGGCACGGCTGGCtgcaaaaaatgcaaagaaaagattGTGAAAGGTGTATGCCGGATTGGCAAAGTGGTGCCCAATCCCTTCTCAGAGTCCGGGGGTGATATGAAAGAGTGGTATCACATTAAATGCATGTTTGAGAAATTGGAGCGGGCCCGGGCCACCACAAAAAAAATTGAGGACCTCACAGAGCTGGAAGGCTGGGAAGAACTGGAAGATAATGAGAAGGAACAGATAAGCCAGCACATTGCAG ATCTGTCTTCTAAGGCAACAGGAACACCAAAGAAGAAAGCTGTCGTCCAGGCTAAGCTGACAGCCACTGGCCAGGTGACCTCTCCAGTGAAAGGTGCCTCATTTGTCACCAATACCAATCCCCGGAAATTTTCTGGTTTTTCAG CCAAGCCCAACAACTCTGGGGAAGCCCGCTCAAGCCCTACCCCTAAGGCAAGTTTGTCCTCAAGCAGATGTGATCCCAAGCACAAGGATTGTCTGCTACGTGAGTTTCGGAAGCTGTGTGCCATGGTGGCTGAGAATCCTAGCTACAACACGAAGACCCAGATCATCCAGGACTTTCTTCGGAAAGGTTCAGCAGGAG ATGGTTTCCACGGTGACGTGTACCTAACAGTGAAGCTGCTGCTGCCGGGTGTTATTAAGAGTGTTTACAACTTGAATGATAAGCAGATTGTGAAGCTTTTCAGCCGCATTTTTAATTGCAACCCAGATGATATGGCACGGGACCTAGAGCAG GGCGACGTGTCAGAGACAATCAGAGTCTTCTTTGAGCAGAGCAGATCTTTCCCCCCAGCTGCCAAGAGCCTTCTTACCATCCAGGAGGTGGACAAATTCCTCCTTCAGCTCTCCAAGCTCACCAAGGAGGATGAGCAGCAACAGGCCCTGCAGGACATCGCCTCCAG GTGTACAGCCAATGACCTTAAGTGCATCATCAGATTGATCAAACACGATCTGAAGATGAACTCGGGTGCAAAACACGT GTTAGATGCCCTTGACCCCAATGCCTATGAAGCCTTCAAAGCCTCACGCAACCTGCAGGATGTGGTCGAGCGGGTCCTCCGCAACGAGCAGGAGGTGGAGAAGGAGCCAGGCCAGAGACGAGCTCTGAGTGTCCAGGCTTCCTTGATGACGCCAGTGCAGCCCATGCTG GCCGAGGCCTGCAAGTCCATCGAGCATGCGATGAAGAAGTGTCCTAACGGCATGTTTTCCGAGATCAAGTACGATGGGGAACGAGTCCAGGTGCATAAGAACGGAGATCACTTCAGCTACTTCAGCCGCAGCCTTAAGCCTGTGCTGCCTCACAAG GTGGCCCACTTTAAGGACTACATCCCCCAGGCTTTCCCTGGGGGCCACAGCATGATCTTGGACTCCGAGGTGCTCCTGATCGACACGAAGACAGGCAAACCGCTGCCCTTTGGGACTCTTGGAGTGCACAAG AAAGCTGCCTTCCAGGATGCTAAtgtctgcctttttgtttttgattgtaTCTACTTCAATGATGTCAGTTTGATGGATAG GCCTCTCTCTGAGCGCCGGAAGTTTCTTCACGACAACATGGTGGAAATTCCCAACCGGATCATGTTCTCAGAAATGAAGCAAGTCACT AAAGCTTCAGACTTGGTCGACATGATAAACCGGGTCATCCGAGAGGGGCTGGAAGGGCTGGTGCTGAAGGACGTGAAG GGTACCTATGAGCCTGGAAAGCGGCACTGGCTGAAAGTGAAGAAAGACTATTTGAATGAGGGGGCCATGGCTGATATGGCAGACCTGGTGGTCCTTGGGGCCTTCTATGGGCAAGGGAGCAAAG GTGGCATGATGTCCATCTTCCTCATGGGCTGCTATGACCCAAGTAGCCAGAAGTGGTGCACGGTCACCAAGTGTTCAGGAGGCCATGATGATGCGACCCTTGCCCGCCTGCAGAAGGAACTGGACATGGTAAAGATCAGTAAG GATCCCAGCAAAATACCCAACTGGCTGAAAATCAACAAGATCTACTATCCTGACTTCATAGTCCCAGACCCAAAG AAAGCTGCTGTGTGGGAAATCACGGGGGCTGAGTTCTCCAGGTCTGAGGCTCACACAGCCGATGGGATCTCCATCCGATTCCCTCGTTGTACCCGGATCCGTGACGATAAGGACTGGAAATCTGCCACTAACCTTCCCCAGCTCAAG GAACTGTACCAGCTGTCCAAGGAGAAGGCGGACTTCACTGTGGCGGCTGGAGAGGAGGGAAGCTCCACAACAGGGGGCAGCAGCAGCGGAGAGAACGGGGGTGTCTCAGGGCCTGCTGGGGCTCGCAAGGCCaagaaggtgggagggaggccgAGTAGCCCCAGTGACAGAGGCG GTGCTGCTGGACATCTTCACTGGTGTGCGGCTCTACCTGCCACCCTCCACGCCAGACTTCAGCCGTCTCAGACGCTACTTTGTGGCATTCGATGGGGACCTGGTGCAGGAATTTGA